The sequence CTGCCTGCTGCATCGCGCTTGGGTCAATCCCTGGCCCAGCTAAGCATCTGCAGCCAGGGGAGGATGAGACTAGGAAAGGGGCCTCCGGTCACATGGTTCAGTCCAGGAGACAAGAACTTTTCCAGAAGTCCATACGACCCGAGTGTGGGCTTCAGGTCTCCAAAAACGATAATCACAAGCTGGGCATGGGGCAGTTCTCTTTTCCCACTTGGGACCAAAGCCACCAGACTTTCTGGTGTCTGAAGTACACATTGATCTGCTCTCTGTCTACAGGTGAACCACAGATGAGCCTGCTGACCAGCAGGCTGGGCTACTGTGctctcatgctctctctctcccacatGGACATTTGTAAATAGCTCCCAGGTGGGTCAATTTCGGAAGGCACTCATTTGGGATCTGGCTGACGGCTCCTGGCTGCATTATTAGAGTATGTTCTGAAGGTAAGTTCTTGGCCGAGATGGGACCTCACAACAAGCACTGCTTGAAAGCTGTCCACTGAACGGTCCAGGGAAAGGATGACCCACAGATGGTGTCAGGAATGTTAATCAGGTAAAATTCACAGCAGTCGTTTGGCGAAAGAGTTTGCTGTCTAAGATTCCTTCTGGTTGAGGTGTCTCCGGAGCATGACCAGAGCTGCCCCGACAGCTGCATCCACATCCTGCCCAAAGGACATGGGCAAAGGGAAAGCCCTCTGCACCTCCTGCTTCAGCACGTCATTCCTGGACAGCGCACTCCCACTGCCCATCACCCTCTCCACGCCCCACTCCTGGAGCTGCTGAATCGGAAGCATGGAGTGCAGGTTCTGAACAATGCCTCGGCACAGAGCCCGGGTCACGTGCCCCAGGGAGAGGTCGGAGGAGGAGATTCTGGTCACTGAGGCCAGCTGGTCCGGCAGGTGCCTCTCCCCCAGCACTGTCGGGGTGATGGTCAGGTGGGTATCTCTCTGCTGCACAGCTGCCTGAATCATGCGTGAATACACAGTGGATTCTTCAACCTCCAGGCCTGCCAGAGACAGAGAAGATCTGTGTAAGCTCATGCGTCCCCCTCAGTGCAGGCTGACATGGCAGAGAATTCCCACAGGGTGGGAACAGCGCTACTTGCTGCTTCTCCTCCCGCTGCAGCTGGTGGTTCTGGGCTCAGGGACTGCTATAGCCAGGCTAGCTACACTCTGCCCTGGATCCCCGCCCGCTGTCTCAGTGCAGACCCCAGCCAGACATCAGGGTGAGGTCTCATTAAGTGCTGCCATGAGCCCTACCCCTAACACAGGCTTCTTAACCAAGGGGACCAAATGCATATACAGACTAATAACTAtcattggctgggcgtggtggctcacgcctgtaatcccagcactttgggaggccaaggcgggcagatcacctgaggtcaggagttcaagaccagcctggccaacgtggtgaaaccctgtctctactaaaagtacaaaaattaaccgggcgtggtggcaggcacctgtaatcccagctactcaggaggctgaggcaggagaatcacttgaacctgggaggcagaggttgcagtgagcggagcttgcaccactgcactccagcctgggcaacaagagcaagactccatctaaaacaaacaaacaaacaaaactatcatCATGGATGTCATTGGGGTCGTTAGCAGCATCAGAAATCCCAGGATCCAGGACCAATCACTGAATGGGCCACCCTCGTTATGTGCACAGGGCACCTGAAATCCAAGGAAGAAGGATGAGTTGACCATCCTACAACTTGCTTTTCAGTGTCAAGCCAGAATCCCGATCGGACTTTTCTCCCTGACACCACGTTAGCTctgcgggtttttttttttttttttttttttctgaggctcgctgtgtcacccaggctggagtgcagtggcacatatcctatcggctcactataacctctgcctcccgggttccagcgattctcctgcctcagcctcccaggtagctgggattacaggcccacaccaccacacctggctaattgtggtatttttagtagagacaaggttttactacattggacaggctggtctcaagctctcgacctcaagtgatctacctgcctcagccttccaaagtactggggttacaggcatgagccaccatgccccgccagcTCTGcattcttaaaacaaacaaacgaaaaaaaaaaaaaggccaagcgcggtggcttacgctgtaatcccagcactttgggaggtcaagacaggcggatcacttgaagtcaggagttccagaccagcctggacaacatggtaaaaccctgtctctactaaaaatacaaaaattagccaggtatggcagtgtgtgcctgtagtcccagctacttgggatgctgaggcatgagaaacgcttgaacccagaaggcagagcttgcagtgagctgagatggtgccactgcactccagtctgggtgacagtgcgagactcagtcttaaaaaaaaaaaaaaaaagcctttggtTTCGATACACTTTGACCTTAGAATCACTTTTGATCTATAACCTCGCATGACCTGAGGGAAAGCAAACATCACCTTGATAAGAAGAAAGTTATCAACATCAGGGTTTCTTGAGAGCACTGTGGGCCCCATCTCCAGACTTTCTGATTTAACTGGTGTGGGTTGCAGGCTGCGGGCTGGAATTTGTAAACACTTGCAGTTGATTCTTATACACAGCCACGCTGGGGAGCCCCCGACCTAGACCTAGGGCTTCTCCAGCCTAGGGCTTCTCCAACCTGAACATACAGATGAGTCACtcagggatcttttttttttttttttgagacggagtcttgctctgtcacacaggctggagtgcagtggcgcgatctcggctcactgcaacctctgcctcccaggttcaagcaattcttctgcctcagcctcccgagtagctgggactacaggtgcatgccaccactccaggctaatttttgtatttttagtagagacggtgtttcaccatattggccaggctggtctggaactcctgacttcgtgatccgcccacctcggcctcccaaagtgctgggattacaggtgtgagccaccacgcccagccagggaTCTTTTTAACACATAGCTTGGACTCAGATTGCCTAGGGCTGACCCTAACATTCTGCATTTGTTAAAAGCTCCCAGAGGAAACTGTACTCCAGGCCAGTAGACCAGGCTTTCTGAGGAGACAGTTCTAGAGCAGTGCTTATTAACACTTcaggcctcagaatcacctgaggaacTTTTATAAAACTCATGCTCAAGGCCCACACCCCAGGTCCAATAAATCAGCATTTCTGGGCGTGGGACCAGGATGCAACGATGTTTTTAAACTCCACAGTATTTCCAGGGTGTGGTCAGTGCCAAGACCCACCAATCTAGAGAGTCACTGAGGAGTCACGCCATGGGAATGTTTAACCTCTGCAAATGCACAGGTGCAGTGGTattatttcagctcactgcaacctctgcatctcgggttcaagtgactctcctgcctcagcctcccgagtagctggaattacaagcgtgtgccaccacacctggctaacttttgtatttttagtagagacagggtttcactatattggccaggctggtctcgaactcctgacctcaggtgatccgcccgcctcagcctcccaaagtgctgggattacaggcatgagccaccgcgcctggctattttattttttaaatcatgtgcTTATCTTTCTTTAGTAAAAGTTcaggaaaaaaagttttcttttttttttacagacagggtcttgctatgttgcccaagctggacttgaacaactctgagctcaagcaatcctcccgcctcggcctcctgagtagctgggattacagccacgtgccaccatgcacagcgcCAAAAAAGGTTGGAAGGGAAGGTTAAAACAtactcttcctcctctctgggaAATACTTGGGCCATGACCCAAGCTCTGGGGTACCTGAAGGAAGGTGCATACCAGCTGGAGGCCTGGAAGAGAGGCCTGGCCTCTAGCAGAGTGCCTGCGTCCTCAGCTCCCCCAGTCTATTTAGTGAGGACGAATGGAGGCGAAAGCTGCTATGAGCTGTTGAGTTAATTCTAACCCAAGGACTTAAGACCACAAGACACTGGAGATGGGAAAACAAAGAAGGGAAGGGACTTGCCAAGGCCAAATAATGACTCAGGGACACAGCTGGGAACCAAAGTCACTCTCCTGGGTTCCACCCCGCACCGTGCTTCTTTAAGAAATGCCTACATCAGggcgagcgcagtggctcacgcctgtaatcccagcacttttggaggccgaggcaggtggatcacaaggtcaggagattgagaccatcctggctaacacggtgaaaccccacctctactaaaaatacaaaaaaattagctgggtgtggtggcgggtgcctgtagtcccagctacttgggaggctgaggcaggagaatggcgtgaacctgggaggcggagattgcagtgagccgagatcgcactactgcactccagcctgggcaacagagcgagactccatctcaaaaaagaaaagaaaagaaaagaaaagaaatgcctacatcaggccaggcacagtggctcatgcctataatcccagcactttgggaggccgaggcgggtggatcacctgaggtcaggagttcaagaccagcctggccaacatggcaaaaccccatctctagtaaaaagacaaaaatttgccaggcgtggtggcgcatgcctgtaatcccagctactcggaaggctgaggcaggagaatcccttgaacctgggaggcggagtttgcagtgagccgagatcgcgccactgcactccagcctgggtgacagagcgagactccgtctcaaaaaaaaaaaaaaagaagaagaagaagaagaaaagcctgCATCGCACTTCCTATGGCCAGGCTTCTCAGGATATAAGTGCATTGTAAGTGAAATACGcaccattgtaagtcaaggagcaaCTGTCCATGGAGAGCAGAGAAAACTTCATAAATTCTACCCCAAGGATAAGagaaaggagcaggaggagaaaagagggagcagggagggcGGGGGAAAGCTGGGGAGACTGTTAGGAAGGTTCACAGTCAAGGTTGGGGGAAGGGTGCCTGACCCAAAGAAAAGAGTAGGTGATGGCAGCTTGGAGGACAAGAAGAAAAGAGGCTGCAAGCTCAGATCCCAAAGGATGGGAGAAATATGCCAGGACCTGGCAGGGTCTGAGACCTCAATGTGGACGCTGAAACCGCACATGAAGCTCCGTGAAGCTCCGAGACCCTGCCGGGTAGAAAGGACAGGCAGAGAACACAGCGCTGTGTGGGCCACACCTTACCTAGATCTGCCATCCACTGAACCAGCATGTGGACGAACGTGGCCAGCACATTGCCCCCGTTGAGTGACGCGGCCACCCCCAGGTAGGTCCTGTTGAAGTATGGGAAGTAGGCGACTGGGGCCGTAGGGTCTGGAGTCTGTGCAGGCTGGAATCCTGAAGGCATGGAGGCTGCCAGCTGAACCGAGGTGCTGATGTTGAGAACTGGGGTCCGAAGAGAGCAGAGCTTAGGCCTGTCGGGCTAACTCAGAGGTCACAAGTCACAGTTTGGCAGTGAGAGGGGGTGGCCTGTCGGGTTAACTCAGAGGTCACAAGTCACAGTTTGGCAGTGAGAGGGGGTGGCCTGTCAGGCTAACTCAGAGGTCACAAGTCACAGTTTGGCAGTGAGAGGGGGTGGCCTGTCGGGCTAACTCAGAGGTCACAAGTCACAATTTGGCACTGAGAGAGGGtggggttttaaaaatatgtccaggATAGTTAGAAGGGCAAGGTGTTGaagagatgttgatcaaaggaattttttttttttttttttttttgagacagagtctcgctctgtcacccaggctggagtgcaatggtgcgatcttggctcactacaacctccacctcccaggttcaagcaattctctgcctcaacctctcaagtagctgcgattacaggtacccactaccacgcctggctaatttttttatttttagtagagatggggtttcaccatcttggccaggatggtctcgaactcctgacctcatgatccacccacctcggcctcccaaagtgttcggattacaggtgtgagccaccgtgcccggccgatacTCCTCCTTTCAAGAGGTAGAACCTGATTCCCCTCCACGTGAGAgtgggctggacttagtgactcacttctagTGAACAAAATAAAGCACAAGAGACAGTGTGTGCCTTCAGAGGCTAAGTCATAAAAGGCACTGCGACTCCTATCTCGGTCACGCTGTCTTGTGGATCACTTGCTCTCGGGGAAGGCAGGTGCCACGTCGTGAGCAGCCCTGTGGAGAACCTCACGTGCCAGGGAACTGAGGCCTTCTACCAACAGCATCAAGCGTGGGCTCAGAGGCAGATCCTCCAGGCTCAATCAAGCCTTTGGAAGACTGCAGCTCCAGAGTGAATGCAACCTCACGAGAGACCTTGAGCCAGGACATCCCACCCCACTCAGAAtcctgaccctcagaaactgtccaaaataataaatgtctgttgttttaggCTACTATGTAttagggtaatttgttacacagcaaaagaaaactatgaCAGGGTAAGACCTCAGACCAAGGGCTTTAGTCTCTGAGGAGGTTTCATTCATTGGCAGTGAATACTACTCTTGCTCATTTCCAAagtattctttttgttgttgcttttgtttttgcttttgtttttcagacagagttttgctctgtcacccagtctggagtgcaatggcgcgatcttcgctcatgcaacctctgcctcccaggttcaagtgactctcctgcctcagcctcccaagtagctgggattacaggcatgcgccaccacgcccagctaattttttgtatttttattagaggtggggtttcaccatgttggccaggctggtctcgaactcctgacctcgtgatccacctgcctcggcctcccaaagtgctgggattacaggtgcccgccactgtgcccagctaatttttatatttttagtagagatggggtttcaccatgttggccaggctggtctcgaactcctggcctcaagtgatctgcccacctcagcctcccaaagtgctgggattacaggtgtgagccaatgcacccggccAAGTTTTTCTTTAATCAGATCTGGTGTCGTAAGTGGGATCTGAACCCACCCACCTCACGATGACCTCTGGGAGCAACAAGCAAACGGGCATAAGTACCCACTGAGCCTTGGCACTCACTGCTTCCTGCTGCACATTGGGAGGCCTTCTCCAGTAAGCCCTCTTGGACATATGAACTCCACAACTTGTGTTGAGTTCACTGAGTTATTTGGGCATTTTTAAATCTGGACTGGGTTTGGAAGCCATGACAGAAACTGGAACAGGTGCTGAAGGGAAGCTTCAGGTGTCCAACTGGGTCAGACAGAAACTAAATTGGGTTTAGTAAAAGACCTCCAGTAGAAAAGGTTccaggaagacagaaaataatggGTTTACTTAAATTCAGGGAgtctgagactccatctcagaacatTTGCTTTTCTAGATAAATGAGTGAATCTtaccaaaaataatttagaattttggTGGCCACATAAGGAAGTTTTaacctaaacaaacaaacaaacaattccaaACACCTCAGAAACAATGGGATATATTTTTGATTGGCAGGTAAAAGTTTCTGACCTCTCTTTCTTTGTACCTTCCTCTCCCTACACTGAATCTGCTGACATTTTTGCCTGTTTACCTCCTACCCcaaagtcaaaaaaaaattaaaaaggagaactAGATAACTGTTTATAAAAGTCAGGCTCTCAGATTAACCAGATCTGCTTTTTAAGCATTCTTATGCCTTCGTCAAAATCTTGAGCTCAGAGCAATAATGAAAGATATCCCTGTTTGGCATAAAAAATGCTTTGTCTGCCCTATCAAAATTGTTTTGTCTTGCTTCTGCAAATACTTTATGAAAATTTCCCCTCTTGCCTCTCCTGGCAGAGTGCTAGGAGTCTGGTGCTACCATGATTCACAAATCACTGCATCTTCAAATAaactctttgtttgtttgtttgtttttgagacagagtctcactctgttgcccaggctggagtgcactggcgcgatctcagctcacagcaacttctgcctcctggattcaagcaattctctgcctcagcctcccgagtagctgggattacaggtgcccaccaccacacctggctaattttttgtatttttagtagagatgggttttcaccatcttggccaagctggtcttgaactcctgacctcatgatccacccacctcagcctcccaaagtgcggggattacaggtgtaagccaccgcacccagccaaataaactttttaaaatttaaatgtacttCTTCTATCCAACATTCAATCCTTTTTTAGctatgtgtatataccacattataaaaattcattcatggctgggcacagtggctcacgcctgtaatcccagcactttaggaggccgaggcaggtggatcacaaggtcaagagatcgagaccatcctggccaacatggtgaaaccctgtctctactaaaaatacaaaaattagctgggtgtggtggcgtgcgcctgtagtctcagctacttgggagactgaggcaggagaatcacttgaactcaggaggcggaggttgcagtgagctgagattgtgccactgcactccagcctgggtgagagaacaagactccatctcaaaaaaaaaaaaaattcattcattagttGACAGACATTTAGATGGTttatactttttggctattataagtaatgctgctgtgaacatctgTGTACAACTTTTTGTGTGGATATCATTTGTTTTCAGTTCTCCTGGGTGTATTtctaggagcagaattgctggggCCTGTGGTAACTCCACGTTTAACATTTGAGGAACTACcagctgttttccaaagaggcCGTACCTTTTTACAATCCCActagcatgttctcactttttttttttcaagtttaatcATTTTGTATATAAGCACTGATTTTACAAAACATAGTATATAAAGGCAAACTAAATTTACATAacttaaattgttatttttttttctgcctctagaGATGATGCCTTAAGAACAACTCAATTTGTTCACGTAAATTGCCTTCAGCCTACGTTGCAGCTAAGATGTGTGTAagattttacatgtattttggaAGAAATCACACAGAAGAAGCTGCTTTTTCAATAAACGTGGCCAGCTTCACATCTCTTTTGATCAGTCCACCACAGTTACGTGAGGTGAGAGTTATCTGGACCTTGTTTTATACATTGAACCATTCCGGGTGATGATTCATCTTCTCTGCTTGTAGGGCAACTCGGGACATAAAGCCAAATGCCTGATTAAAAATTTGGACGgagaggccgggcacgatggctcacacctgtaatcccagcactttgggaggccaaggcaggcagatcacaaggtgaagagattgagaccatcctggccaacatggtgaaaccccgtgtctactaaaaatgcaaacattaaccagccatggtggtgtgcgcctgtagtcccatctactcgggaggacaaggcaggagaatcgcttgaaccccagaggcagagattgcagtgagccgagatcacaccactgcactccagcctgggcgacagagtgagactccatctcaaaaaaaaaaaaaaaatttggaagaagAATGATTTGTAGATGGCATCTCTCTCTCACTTAATTCTGACCATCCTGCTGCTTTAAGATTGAGTATAGCTTGGTTCCTCTCCTCTGCTGTCTACCTGTGAGCACCTGACAACATGGCCACGAGCCCTGGGCTCCGGCCTCCCAGCGCCGCCAAGCGCCATATCGTCCCACGTTCTCAcgtttttaaatggttgaaaaaaaattaaaagaagaatttttcatgacacatgaaaattatgtgGCATTCCCATTTCAGTGTCTATGAACaatgttttattggaacacagctacaCCCGCTCATTTACATAtcgtctatggctgcttttgaatTCCTACAGCACAGCTGAGCAGTTACAACAGAGACGGCATGATCCGCAAAGccgaaaatatttacagaaaatattttctgcccTTTAGAGTAAAAGAGCCAATCCCTGCCCTAGACACAGCTGCCTCTACCTCACCATGATTCCCTTACTATGAATACAGAAAATATtctacacttctttttttttttttgagacagagtcttgctctgtcgcccaggccggagtgcagtggcacgatctcggctcactgcaagctctgccttccgggttcacaccattctcctgcctcagcctcccaagtagctgggactacaggcgcccatcactatgcctggctaattttttctatttttttttttaatacagatggggtttcaccgtgttagccaggatggtctcgatctcctgacctcgtgatccacctgccttggcctcccaaagtgctgggattacaggcatgagccactgcgcccggccgttttgttttgttttgagatggagtctcgctctgtcgtcaggctggagtgcagtgatgtgatctcagctcactgaaacctccgcctcccgggttcaagcgattctctgcctcagcctcctgagtagctgggattacaggcacccaccaccacacctggctaattttggtatttttagtagagacagggtttcaccatcttggccaggctggtcttgaactcctgacctcgtgatccgcctgcctcggcctcccaaagtgctgggattacaggcgtgagccaccgcgcccagcctatcctGCACTTCTAATCAGATCTGACATCACTTCCAACACAGTAACCAAAACCCTCATCAGCTCATCTGTTTTCTTGGGCCCGGAGTCACATAGAAACCAGAAAGCTAGAAAGAGCCGTTTCTCTCACCCAGCCCCAGAGGTGGTCAGCACAGATGGTTGGTGCTCAGGGACAGAACTTGCCCTGCTGGCCTGTAAGCTCCCTCAATAGAGGATTTTACCTGCAAGGACAAGGGTGCTTTTCATCTTTACAGAATAATGATCTCCAGCAGGATGCCAAGACTGCTAAGCTCTGTGTGCCCTGCAGACTCGCACAGAGCTGGTGCTTATGAGGCAGGCGACAGTGTAAGTCTGAggacagaacaaaagaaaaacttaccTGCATCTGTCCTCTGGGCCATGCAGGAATAGACAGAGGCCTGTAAATCACCCAAGGCCACTCCCACCTGCGTCCCCTTTGGGATTTCAAACCACATGTGGGAAGTTCTGCCCGCCACACTGCCAGGCTCGGCGATGTCTGGGAGCAGGTGGACAGGAAAACCCGAGCTCCTCAGTCTGTAAAACAGAAGTGGACACCCACATGGACCCACAGTTAGGTTTCGGGAATTTAAgggatccttccttccttcctcccttccttctctccattcctccctcccttcttcctttcctttcctccctccctcccttctctttactccttccctctttccctcccttcctttcctccttctctccattccttccctccctccctccctcccttccttccttccttccttctttctttcttttttacttatttatttttttgagatggagtcttgctctgttgcccaggctggagtgcagtggcaccatctcagctcactgcaacctccacctcccaggttcaagcaattctcctgcctcagcctccctaatagctgggattacaggcgcacaccaccatgcccagctaatttttgtatttttagtagagacggggtttcgccatcttggccaggctggtctcgaactcctgacctcacatcgttcacccgcttcagcctcccaaagtgctgggattacaggcgcgacccaccacacccggctccttctttctttttttgagacagggtctagctctgttacccaggctggagtggagtggtgtgatcactgctcactgtaacctcaacctcccaggctcaagcaattctcccacctcagcctcccaagcagctgggattacaggcctgcaccaccacacccagctgctttccttttttgttgttgtttgtttgtttccaggaAACTCTGCATGGGAAAGTGCTATAGGACACACATGGCCGAAGTGGGGATAGAATTCAGTGCCCTCACAGGCAGCTTCTCTGgcttttttaaaaccatgagcTTAGGCTTTGTCAATAGAGTACACTGGCTTTCATAAGCTTAGGATTCACCttccaggaaagaaaacaaacaacatagGCAGCCGTGATCAAGTCCAGCCTCCCATGTTTGAAGGGAGCTCAAAAACTCTGCAAAGGGAGGCAGCCGGAGGTTCGGCGCCATTATGGTTGGTGAGCACAGCCCAAACCAAAGTCAAATGCAGCAGGCTCCTGAATATCAAA comes from Homo sapiens chromosome 17, GRCh38.p14 Primary Assembly and encodes:
- the SHPK gene encoding sedoheptulokinase, whose product is MAARPITLGIDLGTTSVKAALLRAAPDDPSGFAVLASCARAARAEAAVESAVAGPQGREQDVSRILQALHECLAALPRPQLRSVVGIGVSGQMHGVVFWKTGQGCEWTEGGITPVFEPRAVSHLVTWQDGRCSSEFLASLPQPKSHLSVATGFGCATIFWLLKYRPEFLKSYDAAGTIHDYVVAMLCGLPRPLMSDQNAASWGYFNTQSQSWNVETLRSSGFPVHLLPDIAEPGSVAGRTSHMWFEIPKGTQVGVALGDLQASVYSCMAQRTDAVLNISTSVQLAASMPSGFQPAQTPDPTAPVAYFPYFNRTYLGVAASLNGGNVLATFVHMLVQWMADLGLEVEESTVYSRMIQAAVQQRDTHLTITPTVLGERHLPDQLASVTRISSSDLSLGHVTRALCRGIVQNLHSMLPIQQLQEWGVERVMGSGSALSRNDVLKQEVQRAFPLPMSFGQDVDAAVGAALVMLRRHLNQKES